One Malania oleifera isolate guangnan ecotype guangnan chromosome 10, ASM2987363v1, whole genome shotgun sequence genomic region harbors:
- the LOC131166928 gene encoding protein GRAVITROPIC IN THE LIGHT 1, producing MPEMDGSSKPPQISEMFQKFALAFKTKTFEFFADEDADPSAANAGGEDSDGFALLDSAEEFITNQKVVVIKPDSSFKPAPPTSMVEPLPNLSSPPSTAAKPQTKLSTQLTPPPSMAPKPPTKLSSPPSMTPKPPTQKRPIDAQITQTLLSSMFATISSFKASYLQLQTAHAPFDEEGMKAADRAILSHLKKLSDMKQFYRNFSDSTDLNVDSAIGSCLESQVQENQSMLRTLETVVNRLQSEIDGKHSEVLVLRQKLNKIQKSNLVLSKRLNGASNSSAEVLLSVSVFDSVLRDTCRSLNRFTKLLMGLIKRAGWDLDLAAKSVHPDIDYAKRGHIRYAFLSYVCLGMFQGFDLEGFGLGGSEIVCNGNGLSSQKNNSLKQLIEHVSVVPMEVLGRNPNCEFSKFCEKKYQQIIHPTMESSIFSNLEQNEAVLCSWRSLGVFYEAFVNMASSVWVLHKLAFSFDPAVEIFQVERGVEFSMVYMEDAARCPLPGNDRPKVGFTVVPGFRIGRTVIQSQVYLSGTKCTEL from the coding sequence ATGCCAGAGATGGATGGGTCGTCGAAACCCCCACAAATCTCTGAAATGTTTCAGAAATTCGCACTCGCTTTCAAGACCAAGACGTTTGAATTCTTCGCCGACGAGGATGCCGACCCCTCCGCCGCTAACGCCGGTGGGGAAGACTCCGACGGCTTCGCCCTCCTTGACTCCGCCGAAGAATTCATCACCAACCAGAAAGTCGTAGTCATCAAACCTGACTCTTCCTTCAAACCCGCGCCGCCGACATCAATGGTCGAACCACTGCCGAACCTTTCATCACCCCCATCGACGGCCGCAAAACCGCAGACCAAATTGTCAACCCAATTGACGCCACCGCCGTCAATGGCCCCTAAACCACCTACCAAATTGTCTTCTCCACCATCAATGACCCCAAAGCCGCCAACCCAGAAAAGACCCATTGATGCTCAGATTACGCAAACTCTTCTATCTTCGATGTTTGCCACAATTTCGTCTTTCAAAGCTTCTTACCTTCAGTTGCAAACCGCTCATGCTCCTTTTGATGAAGAAGGCATGAAGGCGGCCGATCGAGCTATTCTCTCGCACCTCAAAAAATTGTCTGACATGAAGCAATTCTACAGAAACTTCAGTGACAGTACTGATTTAAATGTCGATTCTGCAATTGGGTCCTGTTTGGAATCGCAGGTACAAGAAAATCAAAGCATGCTTCGAACTCTAGAGACTGTCGTTAACCGTTTGCAGTCAGAGATTGATGGTAAACACTCTGAAGTTTTGGTTCTGAGGCAAAAATTGAACAAGATTCAGAAATCAAATTTGGTGCTATCGAAGAGATTAAATGGTGCTTCGAATTCTTCAGCTGAGGTATTGTTGTCAGTTAGTGTGTTTGATTCTGTACTACGTGATACTTGTAGATCACTGAATAGATTTACCAAGCTTTTGATGGGTTTGATCAAGAGAGCCGGGTGGGATTTGGATTTGGCAGCAAAATCGGTTCATCCTGATATTGATTATGCGAAAAGGGGCCACATTAGGTATGCATTTTTGTCGTATGTTTGTTTGGGAATGTTTCAGGGTTTCGATTTGGAAGGGTTTGGGTTGGGTGGGAGTGAAATCGTGTGCAATGGCAATGGTTTGAGTTCCCAGAAGAATAATTCATTGAAGCAATTAATCGAGCATGTATCGGTTGTTCCAATGGAGGTCCTTGGTAGAAACCCAAAttgtgaattttcaaaattttgcgAGAAGAAGTATCAACAGATTATTCATCCTACAATGGAATCATCAATTTTTAGCAATTTGGAGCAGAATGAAGCCGTGTTGTGTTCATGGAGGTCATTGGGTGTTTTTTATGAAGCATTTGTTAACATGGCTAGCTCAGTATGGGTGCTCCATAAGCTGGCTTTTTCATTTGATCCTGCAGTTGAGATTTTTCAGGTGGAAAGAGGGGTTGAATTTTCAATGGTGTATATGGAAGATGCTGCAAGATGTCCCTTGCCAGGAAATGATAGGCCAAAAGTCGGTTTCACAGTGGTGCCTGGGTTTAGAATTGGGAGAACAGTAATCCAGTCTCAAGTGTATCTAAGTGGCACAAAATGTACAGAGCTGTAG